Proteins from one Azospirillum ramasamyi genomic window:
- a CDS encoding O-antigen ligase family protein: MTFATAGATAGAATGLDGSQPGHGNGDGLPSVAKLAPTLFWFVVAMPVLMGKAGLLEIIFPVGALAAGALLVTRDPARFAAFTWWLWFLTPEVRRLVDYQAGWSVISPVMVTPYAVGAMSCLVIAQYLPMLRYRAYFGFVPVMAGLFYAYVNGITQAGMAAATFALLNWLVPVTLGLYVALHWPIYPQIRDAVLRAFVLGMAVVGGYGLIQYFVMPPWDARWLINVGMTNQGLPLPMQVRVFSTLNSSGPLAFLLVTGLAVLPAARGILVPVAGALALGALMLSLVRAAWLAGLFVFVWLLLTMPGRHRLRLVAVGCGLVLFSLPLLSVPMVNQSIVKRFDTLNSMENDRSYQERQEFYGRFLIEALTEVRGAGLGTVDTATKLTNEDGHLGAMAYFDSGILRVPYELGWPGTLGYVAGIVTLMVGLLRRGGAPPDPFARCAETAALTILGCMVFEHTLVKVTGVGFWFFLGMGMAAKTYGLASLQAAPQPAALPAEPSHEELREEKQWTES; this comes from the coding sequence ATGACCTTCGCCACAGCCGGCGCCACAGCCGGCGCCGCAACGGGCCTCGACGGGAGCCAGCCGGGCCATGGGAATGGGGACGGGCTGCCCTCCGTCGCCAAGCTGGCCCCCACCCTCTTCTGGTTCGTGGTGGCGATGCCGGTGCTGATGGGCAAGGCCGGCCTGCTGGAGATCATCTTTCCGGTCGGCGCGCTCGCCGCCGGCGCCCTGCTGGTGACGCGCGACCCGGCCCGCTTCGCCGCCTTCACCTGGTGGCTGTGGTTCCTGACGCCGGAGGTGCGCCGGCTGGTCGATTATCAGGCGGGATGGAGCGTCATCAGCCCGGTCATGGTAACGCCCTACGCCGTCGGCGCCATGTCCTGTCTGGTGATCGCGCAGTATCTGCCGATGCTGCGCTACCGCGCCTATTTCGGTTTCGTCCCGGTGATGGCCGGGCTGTTCTACGCCTACGTCAACGGGATCACCCAGGCCGGCATGGCGGCGGCGACCTTCGCGCTGCTGAACTGGCTGGTGCCGGTGACGCTCGGCCTCTATGTCGCCCTGCACTGGCCGATCTACCCGCAGATCCGCGACGCCGTGCTGCGCGCCTTCGTGCTGGGAATGGCCGTGGTCGGCGGATACGGGCTGATCCAGTATTTCGTGATGCCGCCCTGGGACGCGCGCTGGCTGATCAATGTCGGCATGACCAACCAGGGCCTGCCGCTGCCGATGCAGGTGCGGGTGTTCAGCACGCTGAACTCCTCCGGCCCGCTGGCCTTCCTGCTGGTGACCGGGCTGGCCGTGCTGCCGGCGGCGCGCGGCATCCTGGTGCCGGTCGCCGGCGCCCTGGCACTGGGTGCGCTGATGCTCAGCCTCGTCCGCGCCGCGTGGCTGGCCGGGCTGTTCGTCTTCGTCTGGCTGCTGCTGACCATGCCCGGACGGCACCGTCTGCGGCTGGTCGCGGTCGGCTGCGGGTTGGTCCTGTTCTCCCTGCCGCTGCTCAGCGTGCCGATGGTCAATCAATCCATCGTCAAGCGGTTCGACACGCTGAATTCGATGGAGAACGACCGCAGCTATCAGGAGCGGCAGGAGTTCTACGGCCGCTTCCTGATCGAGGCGCTGACGGAGGTGCGCGGCGCCGGCCTCGGCACCGTCGACACCGCGACCAAGCTGACCAACGAGGACGGCCATCTCGGCGCCATGGCCTATTTCGACAGCGGCATCCTGCGCGTCCCCTACGAACTGGGCTGGCCCGGCACGCTGGGCTATGTCGCGGGCATCGTCACGCTGATGGTCGGGCTGCTGCGCCGCGGCGGCGCCCCGCCGGACCCCTTCGCCCGCTGTGCCGAGACCGCCGCCCTGACGATCCTCGGCTGCATGGTGTTCGAACACACGCTGGTGAAGGTCACGGGTGTCGGCTTCTGGTTCTTCCTGGGCATGGGCATGGCCGCGAAGACCTACGGGCTGGCCAGCCTCCAGGCCGCCCCGCAACCGGCGGCGCTCCCGGCCGAGCCGAGCCACGA